From Paenibacillus physcomitrellae, the proteins below share one genomic window:
- a CDS encoding ribonuclease J has translation MSKKNNNDKLSIFSLGGVAEIGKNMYVIQYANDIVVIDAGLKFPEEDMLGIDIVIPDISYLTENRDKVRGIVLTHGHEDHIGGLPYVLKNLNVPVYGTKLTLGLVENKLKEANLLGETKRILIDADSEIQLGSTLKATFFATNHSIPDSVGVCVETPEGNVVHTGDFKFDHTPVNGQFADLQRMAEIGARGVLALLSDSTNAEKPGFTPSEKNVGVVLDDIFSKAAQRVVVATFASNVHRIQQVMDAAYNTGRKVTIIGRSMVNVVGIASDLGYLEIPDGLIIEPEEVNKMAADRVVILCTGSQGEPMSALTRMARSTHRKVDILPGDTVIIAATPVPGNEKYVGRTIDELFRLGANVIYSGSNSGVHVSGHGSQEELKLMLNLMKPKYFIPIHGEYRMLRRHALLGESVGVEHENIFLVDIGDVVEIQNGVARKAGKVQSGNVLIDGLGVGDVGNIVLRDRKLLSQDGILVVVVTLSKQDGKIVSGPDIISRGFVYVRESEGLLDEANRIVSSTLEKLMSEKVNEWASLKTNVKDALGRFLYEQTRRRPMILPIIMEVN, from the coding sequence TTGTCCAAAAAAAATAATAATGACAAACTAAGCATCTTCTCGCTCGGCGGCGTAGCCGAAATCGGGAAGAACATGTACGTAATTCAGTATGCCAATGACATCGTTGTCATTGATGCGGGCCTTAAATTCCCTGAAGAGGACATGCTCGGCATTGACATCGTCATTCCCGACATCTCTTATTTGACCGAGAATCGCGATAAAGTCAGAGGTATCGTACTGACGCACGGGCATGAAGACCATATCGGTGGTTTGCCTTACGTACTTAAAAATTTGAATGTTCCGGTTTATGGAACCAAATTGACACTCGGACTTGTTGAGAACAAATTGAAAGAAGCAAACCTGCTCGGTGAAACGAAACGGATCCTGATTGATGCTGATTCGGAAATTCAGCTGGGCAGCACCCTTAAAGCAACCTTCTTTGCTACAAACCATAGTATTCCGGATTCGGTTGGCGTATGTGTAGAGACTCCGGAAGGCAATGTAGTCCACACCGGTGACTTTAAATTTGATCATACTCCAGTAAACGGTCAGTTTGCGGACCTGCAGCGTATGGCTGAGATTGGCGCACGCGGCGTGCTCGCGTTGTTGTCTGATAGTACCAATGCTGAGAAGCCGGGCTTTACACCATCGGAGAAGAATGTCGGAGTTGTGCTGGATGATATTTTCAGCAAAGCTGCTCAGCGTGTAGTGGTTGCAACCTTTGCTTCCAACGTGCATCGCATTCAGCAGGTGATGGATGCCGCTTACAATACAGGTCGCAAGGTGACCATTATTGGACGCAGTATGGTAAACGTGGTTGGCATTGCTTCTGATCTGGGTTATCTTGAAATCCCGGACGGTTTGATTATTGAACCGGAAGAAGTGAACAAAATGGCTGCTGATCGTGTAGTGATTCTGTGCACGGGTTCTCAAGGCGAACCCATGTCAGCGCTGACAAGAATGGCTCGTTCTACGCATCGTAAAGTGGACATTCTGCCAGGTGACACCGTTATCATCGCAGCTACACCGGTTCCAGGCAACGAGAAATATGTAGGCCGCACGATTGACGAATTGTTCCGTCTTGGCGCAAATGTAATTTACAGCGGTTCCAATTCCGGCGTTCACGTATCCGGACACGGCAGTCAGGAAGAGCTCAAACTGATGCTGAACCTGATGAAACCGAAGTATTTCATTCCGATCCACGGTGAATACCGGATGCTTCGCAGACACGCTTTGCTTGGAGAGAGCGTTGGCGTCGAGCACGAGAACATCTTCCTGGTTGATATCGGCGACGTAGTCGAGATTCAAAACGGAGTGGCCCGCAAAGCAGGCAAAGTACAGTCAGGCAACGTTTTGATCGATGGATTGGGCGTTGGCGATGTAGGTAACATCGTTTTGCGCGACCGCAAGCTGCTGAGTCAGGACGGCATTCTGGTTGTAGTCGTAACACTAAGCAAACAGGATGGCAAAATCGTTTCCGGACCGGATATCATTTCCCGAGGTTTCGTTTATGTTCGTGAATCCGAAGGTTTGCTGGATGAAGCAAACCGGATCGTGAGCAGTACGCTTGAGAAGCTGATGAGCGAGAAAGTCAACGAATGGGCTTCACTGAAGACCAATGTCAAAGACGCGCTTGGACGTTTCCTTTACGAACAAACCCGCCGCAGACCGATGATTCTTCCAATCATTATGGAAGTCAATTAA
- a CDS encoding ClpP family protease, with protein MKDTENETPEPAPSPVPAAPEGTGSPVVEAIQQLGQTTVPAAEGSNIYCLTIIGQIEGHIMLPPQNKTTKYEHLIPQLVAAEQNPKIEGILVMLNTVGGDVEAGLAIAEMISSLTKPTVTVVIGGGHSIGVPIAVSSDYSLIAESATMTIHPIRMTGLVIGVPQTFEYIEKMQERVVKFVTSHSAITEKKFKELMFKTGELNRDIGTAVGGSDAVKYGLIDALGGIGDAMLKLNSLIQAKKTLSAQGGLTQ; from the coding sequence ATGAAAGATACAGAGAATGAAACGCCCGAACCAGCTCCTTCTCCTGTGCCTGCAGCACCTGAAGGGACAGGTTCGCCTGTTGTGGAAGCGATTCAGCAGTTGGGACAAACGACAGTGCCCGCTGCGGAAGGCTCCAATATATACTGCTTGACGATCATTGGACAAATTGAAGGTCATATTATGCTGCCGCCGCAAAATAAAACCACCAAATACGAGCATCTGATTCCCCAATTGGTAGCGGCGGAACAAAATCCGAAGATTGAGGGCATTTTAGTGATGCTCAACACAGTGGGCGGGGATGTTGAAGCCGGATTAGCCATTGCCGAGATGATTTCGTCGCTGACGAAACCAACCGTGACTGTAGTTATTGGCGGAGGCCACAGCATAGGTGTGCCGATAGCTGTTTCCTCCGATTATTCGCTGATTGCGGAAAGCGCTACGATGACTATTCATCCGATTCGGATGACCGGTCTGGTCATCGGGGTGCCGCAAACCTTTGAATACATTGAGAAGATGCAGGAAAGGGTGGTCAAGTTTGTCACCAGCCACTCCGCTATAACGGAGAAGAAATTCAAGGAATTGATGTTCAAAACCGGCGAACTGAACCGGGATATCGGAACGGCCGTAGGAGGCTCGGATGCCGTGAAATACGGACTGATCGACGCCCTGGGCGGGATCGGAGACGCGATGCTGAAGCTGAACAGCTTGATTCAAGCCAAAAAGACACTTTCAGCTCAAGGAGGGCTGACACAATGA
- a CDS encoding YlzJ-like family protein, translated as MSIYTIVPEEALWEGYDSQENYAELELGGVLMQVRLEADHRATIVRLLRCGLEDYLNPAYAPGQEIAFMPVIMKKP; from the coding sequence ATGAGTATTTATACGATTGTGCCGGAAGAAGCGCTGTGGGAAGGGTATGATTCGCAGGAGAACTACGCGGAGCTGGAGCTCGGAGGTGTTCTCATGCAGGTGCGCTTGGAAGCGGATCATAGAGCTACCATTGTCCGTTTGCTTCGCTGCGGTTTGGAGGATTATTTGAATCCGGCCTATGCGCCAGGCCAAGAGATCGCCTTTATGCCGGTGATCATGAAAAAGCCATAA
- a CDS encoding DNA translocase FtsK translates to MAGKKRKKKKSALTRTLKYEIYGIILITLSIIALSGEAAVGRSLSKMAALLLGKFYFVIPLIGIYAGLTVMIQRRWPNKWTSRKSGLVLVVLSFALMSTISAMELKLAPVGALTPSHIFNQTRIDLQQALSLPGYGGAVSIFKLDISGGYIGAAEFALLSMLFGLTGSKLILIVMFAISFMLITNLSVVELGRLVRTRVFNLGELISRKLRLLRAVPAGQKRKTKPAVKAAAPPQFDLDDDDEDYDPESELPAAPAAAKKPVFFQLLGFKGNQQEQAPLDEADFDASFEEQGSPAIITGPASNPVDWNEVKFSGMDQPAGHVGAIGSGGSEGSIGPAVELTPQQEKERGLIIRDFFDQIRKENGDEAEDHEDEFYSSALNTGPANHGGSSPALSDTEPEGFEDAEPGSWEPGESQDGQEPGVSSGDFEDVEPLDHTGSAAPTPNREGAGDDSGAGNNPAQPVPVDPPKPPPKPYKLPPFRLLARPSDGNKGGDQADYMNTARKLEATLESFGVRARVLEVVRGPAVTRYEIQPDIGVKVSRIVNLTDDIALALAAKDIRMEAPIPGKSAIGIEVPNSEVSIVTMREVMETSTFQKAESKLSIAFGRDISGQTIVGNLAKMPHLLVAGATGSGKSVCINGIITSILFKAKPDEVKFMMVDPKMVELNVYNGIPHLLAPVVTDPKRASLALKKIVVEMEKRYEKFSKSGTRNIEGYNNLMKDNPDAILPYIVVIVDELADLMMVAANDVEDAIARLAQMARAAGIHLIIATQRPSVDVITGVIKANIPSRIAFGVSSQVDSRTILDMAGAEKLLGRGDMLFMPMGASKPVRVQGAFMSDQEVETIVQYVSSQGQAEYDESLVPEVDDTQQEMEEVLDELYDQAVQIILEAKQASVSLLQRRMRIGYTRAARLIDSMEARGIVGPYEGSKPREVLVSVEQYNQSRISS, encoded by the coding sequence GTGGCCGGTAAGAAACGCAAGAAAAAGAAATCAGCATTAACCCGAACATTGAAATATGAAATCTACGGGATCATCCTGATCACTCTGTCAATTATCGCATTGTCGGGAGAAGCGGCGGTCGGCAGATCGTTGTCCAAAATGGCAGCCTTGCTGCTAGGCAAATTTTATTTTGTTATTCCGCTTATCGGCATTTATGCCGGATTAACGGTAATGATTCAACGACGCTGGCCCAATAAATGGACAAGCAGAAAGAGCGGCCTGGTACTGGTCGTCTTGTCTTTTGCCTTGATGAGTACGATTTCCGCTATGGAATTAAAGCTTGCGCCTGTAGGGGCATTAACGCCAAGTCATATTTTTAACCAGACCCGGATTGATTTGCAGCAGGCTTTAAGTTTGCCTGGATATGGCGGAGCCGTATCTATCTTCAAACTGGATATCAGCGGCGGATACATAGGAGCGGCAGAATTTGCGCTGCTCAGCATGCTGTTTGGCCTTACCGGCAGCAAGCTGATTTTAATTGTGATGTTTGCTATCAGTTTTATGCTTATTACGAATTTGTCGGTAGTAGAACTTGGACGGCTGGTACGGACAAGGGTGTTCAACCTGGGAGAGTTAATCTCCCGAAAATTAAGGTTGTTAAGGGCTGTTCCGGCCGGTCAGAAACGGAAAACGAAACCAGCCGTTAAAGCGGCAGCTCCCCCCCAGTTTGATCTGGACGATGACGACGAAGATTATGATCCGGAATCCGAGCTTCCGGCAGCTCCTGCAGCAGCCAAGAAGCCGGTTTTCTTCCAGCTTCTTGGTTTTAAAGGAAATCAGCAGGAGCAGGCCCCGCTGGATGAAGCCGATTTTGATGCTTCTTTTGAGGAGCAGGGCTCTCCAGCCATTATAACGGGTCCAGCTTCTAATCCGGTGGACTGGAATGAGGTCAAGTTCAGCGGCATGGATCAACCTGCTGGGCATGTAGGGGCTATAGGATCTGGAGGGAGTGAAGGATCAATAGGACCTGCCGTCGAGCTGACCCCGCAGCAGGAGAAAGAACGGGGGCTGATTATCCGTGACTTCTTTGATCAAATCCGCAAGGAAAATGGAGATGAAGCAGAGGATCATGAAGATGAATTCTACTCCTCAGCACTGAATACAGGTCCCGCTAACCATGGCGGCTCATCACCAGCCTTAAGCGACACGGAGCCTGAAGGATTTGAAGACGCGGAACCAGGTAGCTGGGAGCCGGGAGAATCGCAGGACGGACAAGAACCTGGAGTTTCGAGCGGGGATTTTGAAGACGTGGAACCGCTGGATCATACAGGTTCTGCCGCTCCTACTCCTAACAGGGAAGGGGCCGGAGATGATAGTGGAGCCGGTAACAATCCGGCACAGCCCGTTCCGGTTGACCCGCCAAAACCGCCGCCAAAACCTTATAAGCTGCCGCCTTTCCGCCTGCTGGCCAGACCGAGCGACGGGAACAAGGGCGGAGATCAGGCCGACTATATGAATACGGCCAGGAAGCTGGAGGCTACACTGGAAAGCTTTGGCGTCAGAGCCCGGGTGCTTGAGGTTGTACGCGGGCCTGCGGTGACGCGTTACGAAATCCAGCCGGATATCGGAGTCAAGGTAAGCCGGATCGTCAATTTGACGGATGATATTGCGCTTGCTTTGGCAGCCAAAGATATTCGGATGGAAGCGCCGATTCCCGGCAAGTCTGCCATCGGCATTGAGGTGCCGAACAGCGAGGTCTCCATAGTGACGATGCGGGAGGTTATGGAAACCTCGACCTTCCAGAAAGCGGAGTCCAAGCTGTCGATCGCTTTTGGCCGGGATATATCAGGCCAGACCATTGTCGGCAATCTGGCCAAGATGCCCCATTTGCTCGTTGCCGGTGCAACCGGCTCGGGGAAATCCGTTTGTATTAACGGGATTATCACCAGCATTTTGTTTAAAGCGAAGCCGGATGAAGTGAAATTTATGATGGTCGATCCCAAAATGGTCGAGCTGAATGTATATAATGGCATTCCGCATTTACTGGCGCCGGTCGTTACGGACCCGAAACGGGCTTCGCTGGCGCTCAAGAAAATTGTTGTCGAGATGGAGAAACGTTATGAGAAGTTCTCCAAATCGGGCACACGGAATATCGAAGGCTATAACAACCTGATGAAAGATAACCCTGACGCGATCCTTCCTTATATTGTGGTGATTGTGGACGAGCTCGCGGATTTGATGATGGTTGCTGCAAATGACGTGGAAGACGCCATTGCGCGTCTGGCCCAGATGGCGCGGGCAGCCGGCATTCATTTAATCATCGCTACCCAACGTCCGTCTGTTGACGTTATTACCGGTGTAATCAAAGCCAACATCCCGTCCCGAATTGCCTTTGGCGTATCCTCGCAGGTTGATTCACGTACAATCCTTGATATGGCCGGAGCTGAGAAGCTGCTGGGCCGGGGGGATATGCTGTTTATGCCGATGGGCGCTTCCAAGCCGGTCCGTGTTCAAGGAGCCTTTATGAGTGACCAGGAGGTCGAAACGATCGTCCAGTATGTGAGCAGTCAGGGACAGGCAGAATATGACGAAAGTCTGGTGCCGGAAGTCGACGATACCCAGCAGGAGATGGAAGAAGTGCTGGATGAGCTTTATGACCAAGCTGTCCAGATTATTCTGGAAGCAAAGCAGGCTTCGGTGTCGCTGCTGCAGCGGAGAATGCGGATCGGATATACCCGGGCCGCACGTTTGATCGACTCTATGGAAGCCCGCGGTATTGTGGGGCCTTATGAGGGGAGCAAACCCCGCGAGGTTCTCGTATCCGTAGAACAATATAATCAAAGCCGGATAAGTTCCTGA
- the sleB gene encoding spore cortex-lytic enzyme, whose translation MTNMKNWISAGLMLTLVGMVLGSLYFHQPASSAAQQGQPVSDQSKPAFTSQVMQTGAYGQDVYELQGRLKFLGFYKGDLDSHYGTTTRDAVYTFQKQFGMKPDGIVGAKTKLKLYNATKNWKPEASSYNPNPNQGAAAGNNQAGAEGTTNEAPAGGKSEDASSLGSANALNLTENDLKIMANAVNGEARGEPFEGQVAVAAVILNRVKSPSFPNTVSGVIFQPGAFTAVADGQIWLTPNESSEKAVRQALNGWDPSGGCLYYFNPETATSKWICSRPQVKTIGKHIFCM comes from the coding sequence ATGACAAACATGAAAAACTGGATTTCAGCCGGTTTGATGCTTACTCTCGTCGGCATGGTTTTGGGATCGTTATATTTCCATCAGCCTGCAAGCAGCGCTGCGCAACAAGGTCAGCCTGTTTCCGATCAGTCCAAGCCTGCGTTCACATCCCAGGTTATGCAGACGGGCGCCTATGGCCAGGATGTATACGAATTGCAAGGCCGACTTAAGTTTCTTGGTTTCTATAAAGGCGACCTGGATAGCCATTACGGCACAACAACCCGCGATGCCGTTTATACGTTCCAGAAACAATTCGGCATGAAGCCGGACGGCATAGTTGGGGCTAAGACGAAATTAAAGCTTTATAACGCTACGAAAAACTGGAAACCCGAAGCTTCCTCCTATAACCCGAATCCGAATCAGGGAGCAGCTGCCGGCAATAATCAAGCCGGAGCGGAGGGAACAACGAATGAGGCGCCGGCTGGCGGAAAATCTGAAGACGCCTCTTCATTAGGTTCAGCTAACGCTTTGAATTTGACTGAAAATGATCTAAAGATCATGGCCAATGCCGTCAACGGTGAAGCTCGGGGCGAACCGTTCGAAGGTCAGGTAGCGGTAGCTGCCGTTATTCTGAACCGTGTGAAATCGCCAAGTTTTCCTAACACGGTTTCTGGCGTTATTTTTCAGCCAGGTGCATTTACCGCAGTAGCGGATGGTCAAATCTGGCTTACGCCTAACGAGTCATCCGAGAAAGCTGTCCGTCAGGCTCTGAACGGCTGGGATCCTTCCGGCGGATGTTTGTATTACTTCAACCCGGAGACAGCAACCTCCAAATGGATTTGCAGCCGTCCTCAGGTGAAGACGATTGGCAAACATATTTTTTGCATGTAA
- the yfmF gene encoding EF-P 5-aminopentanol modification-associated protein YfmF yields the protein MTTMQFERGEANHIRIHVLPTKRFKTFAVSLYAGIPLKEELVTPTALTPFVLRRGTSSYPETTLFREQLEHMYGAGFGFDVYKRGNYQIITFRMDTINDSFVKAEDSLLEQSFAFLGEVVTRPLTEKGAFRASYVKAEKDNVRKKLESIINDKARYAAERCMEEMFKQDVYRLNPLGSREKLENITEQSLYQAYEQWLQQAHLDLYVVGDTSLEEVTSLVEEHFSLKRTSTPAYAHEKVEFEPREVNSVTERLNVNQGKLNMGLRTPITYGDDQYASALMYSGILGSYPHSKLFVNVREKASLAYYASSRYDGHKGLATIQSGIEIQNYEKALGIIKEQLESLRQGEISELEMSQTKAMIRNQLREMQDSAFEMIAYDFNRVLSGKDRPAEQLLEQVEAVTKQDIVDAAQTFHLDTIYFLTGQKEE from the coding sequence TTGACAACGATGCAGTTTGAACGAGGCGAAGCGAATCATATCCGGATTCATGTGCTGCCAACTAAACGCTTCAAAACATTTGCCGTCTCACTTTACGCCGGCATACCACTAAAGGAAGAACTCGTCACACCAACGGCTTTGACACCGTTTGTACTGCGCAGGGGGACGTCCTCCTATCCGGAAACGACCCTTTTCCGCGAGCAGCTCGAGCATATGTACGGCGCCGGATTCGGTTTTGACGTATATAAACGAGGTAATTATCAGATTATTACGTTCCGTATGGATACGATCAATGATTCATTTGTGAAAGCCGAAGATTCCCTTTTGGAGCAAAGCTTTGCTTTCCTGGGGGAGGTAGTGACCCGGCCCCTTACCGAAAAGGGGGCGTTCAGAGCTTCCTATGTGAAAGCGGAGAAAGACAATGTGCGCAAGAAGCTGGAATCCATCATTAATGATAAAGCCAGATACGCTGCGGAACGCTGCATGGAGGAAATGTTCAAGCAGGACGTTTACCGCCTGAACCCGCTTGGGAGCCGTGAGAAGCTGGAGAACATTACTGAGCAAAGTCTGTACCAAGCTTATGAGCAGTGGCTGCAGCAGGCCCATTTAGACCTTTATGTGGTCGGAGACACTTCTTTGGAAGAAGTCACTTCTTTAGTAGAGGAGCATTTCTCGCTGAAACGCACCTCCACTCCGGCATATGCCCATGAGAAGGTAGAGTTTGAGCCAAGAGAAGTGAACAGCGTAACCGAGCGGTTGAACGTGAATCAAGGCAAGCTCAACATGGGGCTTCGGACGCCGATCACCTATGGGGATGATCAATACGCTTCAGCATTGATGTACAGCGGGATCCTAGGAAGTTATCCGCATTCCAAGCTGTTTGTTAATGTTCGTGAGAAAGCCAGCCTGGCTTATTACGCTTCTTCCCGCTACGACGGGCATAAAGGTTTGGCCACTATCCAATCGGGAATTGAAATCCAAAATTATGAGAAGGCGCTGGGCATCATTAAAGAACAGCTTGAAAGCCTGCGTCAAGGCGAGATCAGCGAACTTGAAATGAGCCAGACCAAAGCGATGATCCGTAACCAGCTGCGGGAAATGCAGGATTCGGCGTTTGAGATGATCGCTTACGATTTCAACCGCGTCTTGTCCGGTAAGGACCGTCCGGCGGAGCAGCTGCTGGAGCAGGTCGAAGCCGTTACCAAGCAGGATATCGTCGATGCGGCGCAAACCTTCCATTTGGATACGATTTATTTCCTGACAGGACAGAAGGAGGAATAA
- the yfmH gene encoding EF-P 5-aminopentanol modification-associated protein YfmH, translating into MEKITYDKLQETLYHEKMENGLEVYVLPKPGFSKTYATFSTKYGSIDNHFKVEGQDEVKVPDGIAHFLEHKMFEEPEGDIFSTFASHGASANAFTSFNQTVYLFSATDHVYENIETLVNFVQNPYFTDQNVEKEKGIIGQEINMYQDNPDWRVYFGLIEAFYKVHPVHIDIAGTVESIGTITKETLYTCYNAFYHPSNMLLFVVGGVDPEQVLKLIRDNQAGKDYKPQGSIERLFEQEPEAVAEAKKIIKLPVSLPKCLFGFKDTKVGLTGEALIRRDLVTKLMLDLLFGSSTKLYQKLYDMELISDSFGHEYNSDENYSFSAVGGDTRDPDLLLSTVKEEVSKLAGSGFERSDFERAVKKKIGGHLRMLNSPENIAHEFTRYRFRGGDLFSVVQLYESITLDEVNERLREHADWNQLAVSLVVSPE; encoded by the coding sequence GTGGAGAAGATTACTTACGATAAACTTCAGGAAACGCTCTATCACGAGAAAATGGAGAACGGGCTTGAGGTATATGTACTGCCGAAGCCCGGTTTCTCAAAAACTTACGCCACCTTCTCAACCAAATACGGCTCAATTGACAATCATTTTAAGGTCGAAGGCCAAGATGAAGTGAAGGTTCCGGACGGGATCGCTCATTTCCTGGAGCATAAAATGTTTGAGGAGCCGGAGGGGGATATTTTCTCCACCTTTGCTTCCCATGGCGCTTCCGCCAACGCTTTTACGAGCTTCAATCAGACCGTTTATTTGTTTTCGGCGACAGATCATGTATACGAGAACATTGAGACGTTGGTCAATTTCGTTCAAAATCCTTATTTCACCGATCAGAACGTGGAGAAGGAAAAAGGGATTATCGGACAGGAAATCAACATGTACCAGGACAATCCGGACTGGCGTGTTTATTTCGGATTAATCGAAGCTTTCTATAAAGTACACCCGGTTCATATTGATATTGCCGGCACGGTCGAATCAATCGGCACTATTACAAAGGAGACTTTGTACACCTGCTACAATGCTTTTTACCATCCTAGCAACATGCTGCTGTTTGTCGTTGGTGGCGTTGACCCCGAGCAGGTGCTTAAGCTGATCCGTGACAATCAAGCGGGCAAGGATTACAAGCCGCAGGGCAGTATCGAACGGCTGTTTGAACAGGAACCTGAGGCTGTCGCGGAAGCTAAGAAAATCATCAAGCTCCCGGTTTCGCTGCCGAAATGCCTGTTCGGCTTCAAGGACACTAAGGTGGGCTTGACCGGCGAGGCTTTGATCCGGCGTGATCTGGTCACCAAATTGATGCTTGATCTGCTGTTCGGGTCCAGCACCAAACTGTATCAGAAGCTTTATGACATGGAACTGATCTCAGACAGCTTTGGTCATGAATATAACAGCGACGAGAATTATTCCTTTTCGGCTGTCGGCGGAGATACACGCGATCCGGATCTGCTGCTTTCAACGGTAAAGGAAGAAGTGTCCAAACTCGCGGGCAGCGGCTTTGAACGATCCGATTTTGAACGGGCTGTGAAAAAGAAAATCGGCGGTCATCTGCGCATGCTGAACTCACCGGAAAATATCGCTCACGAATTCACCCGCTACCGCTTCCGCGGCGGCGATTTGTTCTCCGTGGTTCAACTGTACGAATCCATCACGTTGGATGAGGTCAATGAACGCTTGCGCGAGCATGCGGACTGGAACCAGCTGGCGGTATCGCTTGTGGTGAGTCCGGAGTGA
- the ymfI gene encoding elongation factor P 5-aminopentanone reductase: MTVLVTGGSRGIGAKIAERFAAVGMNIVIHYSKSHEAANEVARRCMELGAKVYTVSADLRNKDDIARMKARLEDHGLYPDILVNNAGIAKYGMLADVTEDDWDEVMDVNLKGVFLCSQAFIPYMVSQKYGRIINVSSIWGISGASCEVVYSAAKGGVNAFTKALAKELAPSGVTVNAVAPGAVQTDMMSSFSEEEIRQLEEEIPAGRLATAEEISSLVYFLALPESGYITGQIISPNGGWIT, from the coding sequence ATGACCGTCCTCGTGACGGGGGGAAGCAGGGGAATCGGCGCCAAAATCGCCGAACGTTTTGCCGCGGTTGGCATGAATATTGTCATTCATTACAGCAAGTCGCATGAAGCGGCCAATGAAGTGGCAAGGCGCTGCATGGAGCTTGGGGCTAAAGTTTACACGGTGTCGGCGGATCTGAGAAACAAGGATGACATTGCAAGAATGAAAGCCCGTTTAGAGGATCATGGATTATATCCGGATATTCTTGTGAACAACGCAGGGATTGCCAAATACGGCATGCTCGCTGATGTCACGGAGGATGACTGGGATGAAGTGATGGACGTTAACCTCAAGGGCGTTTTCCTTTGCAGTCAGGCTTTTATACCGTACATGGTCAGCCAGAAATACGGCCGGATTATCAATGTCAGCTCGATTTGGGGCATATCCGGTGCTTCCTGCGAAGTCGTATATTCGGCGGCCAAGGGCGGGGTTAACGCTTTTACGAAAGCGCTGGCCAAAGAGCTTGCTCCTTCCGGAGTTACGGTAAACGCTGTTGCTCCCGGAGCGGTTCAAACAGATATGATGAGCAGTTTCTCGGAGGAGGAAATTAGGCAGCTGGAGGAAGAAATTCCTGCGGGCAGACTTGCAACCGCCGAGGAAATCTCCTCGCTTGTCTATTTTCTGGCGCTGCCGGAGTCCGGGTATATCACGGGACAGATCATCAGCCCAAACGGGGGCTGGATCACCTGA
- a CDS encoding DUF3243 domain-containing protein, which yields MSSVLNNFDSWKKFLGERVKHAENSGMSEETIANLAFEIGGFLEDKVDPQNPSNRALKELWEVGDDEERRTIARLMVKLAKKHA from the coding sequence ATGTCATCTGTACTGAATAATTTTGATTCCTGGAAAAAGTTCCTTGGTGAGCGTGTCAAACACGCTGAAAATTCCGGCATGAGTGAAGAAACCATTGCGAATTTGGCTTTTGAAATCGGGGGATTCCTGGAAGATAAAGTAGATCCGCAAAATCCTTCCAACCGTGCGTTGAAAGAACTTTGGGAAGTCGGAGACGATGAAGAGCGCAGAACCATTGCTCGTTTGATGGTAAAGCTGGCCAAGAAACACGCATAA
- a CDS encoding DUF3388 domain-containing protein, with the protein MGEQQQWYLEYTIHKNRPGLLGDIASMLGMLEVNILTINGVEGKTRGMLLETDDERKIELLGDMLRTVSSVTVSALRHPKLVDILAVRHGRYIDRDSDDLKTFRFTRDELGLLVDFLGELFKREGHQVIGLRGMPRVGKTESIIAGSVCAMKHWTFVSSTLLRQTVRSQLSEDECNPSNVFIIDGIVSTLRSNEKHYQLLQQIMSMPSTKVVEHPDVFMKESEYTYDDFDIIIELRNNPDEEIVYDTFVTIYNEEI; encoded by the coding sequence TTGGGAGAACAACAACAGTGGTATCTGGAATATACCATACATAAGAATCGTCCAGGTCTTCTTGGAGATATCGCCTCTATGCTGGGGATGCTTGAGGTGAACATTTTAACCATCAACGGTGTTGAAGGGAAAACCCGGGGAATGCTGCTGGAAACAGATGATGAGCGAAAAATTGAGCTGCTTGGCGATATGCTGAGAACCGTCAGCAGCGTTACTGTTTCAGCGCTGAGACACCCTAAACTTGTGGACATTCTGGCTGTTCGTCATGGCCGGTATATTGATCGGGATTCAGACGATTTGAAAACTTTCCGTTTTACCCGCGACGAACTTGGGTTGCTTGTTGACTTTTTGGGTGAATTATTTAAAAGAGAGGGTCATCAGGTTATCGGTTTGCGGGGAATGCCAAGGGTGGGCAAGACGGAATCCATCATAGCGGGAAGCGTTTGTGCCATGAAGCATTGGACTTTTGTCTCCTCTACTCTTCTGCGCCAAACGGTTAGAAGTCAGCTTTCTGAAGATGAGTGCAATCCTTCAAATGTATTCATTATTGACGGGATTGTGAGTACTTTGCGTTCTAATGAGAAACACTACCAGCTACTGCAGCAAATTATGTCCATGCCTTCCACCAAGGTGGTGGAGCATCCGGACGTATTTATGAAAGAATCCGAATACACTTATGACGATTTTGACATTATTATCGAATTGCGAAACAATCCGGACGAGGAAATCGTTTATGATACGTTTGTTACCATTTATAACGAGGAAATTTAA